A segment of the Streptomyces sp. P9-A2 genome:
GGCGGCACCGGCACCGCCAACATCAAGTCGCACCACAACGTCGGCGGACTCCCCGAGGACCTCGAGTTCCAGCTGATCGAGCCGCTGCGCCAGCTGTTCAAGGACGAGGTACGGCGGGTCGGCCAGGAACTCGGCCTGCCCGACGAGATCGTCCAGCGCCAGCCGTTTCCCGGCCCCGGGCTCGGCATCCGTATCGTCGGCGAGGTGACCAAGGAGCGGCTCGACCTGCTGCGCGAGGCCGACGCCATCGCCCGCAAGGAACTGACCGAGGCCGGTCTCGACCGGGACATCTGGCAGTGCCCGGTGGTCCTGCTCGCGGACGTGCGGTCCGTCGGCGTCCAGGGCGACGGCCGGACCTACGGCCACCCGATCGTCCTGCGCCCGGTGTCCTCCGAGGACGCCATGACCGCGGACTGGTCGCGGCTGCCGTACGACGTCCTCGCGAAGATCTCGACCCGCATCACCAACGAGGTACGGGACGTCAACCGCGTCGTCCTCGACGTGACGTCCAAGCCGCCGGGGACCATCGAGTGGGAGTAGTACCCGGCGGGTCCTGACGGGCCCCGCCGTGACGGGCCGGCAGGACCCCGGCAGCCCTTGTCGGTCCTGCCCGTCCTGCCCGTCCTCGTCAGGCCCGCTTGAGCGTGCGTACCGGCTCACCGGGCTTCCAGACCTGGAGGACGAGATACGTCTCGTCCTCCACGTAGGTGCGTACGACCTCCGTCAGCTCGGTACGGAAGAGGTGGAACGGCTCCGGCGGTTCCACCTCTTCCATGTACCTGTGCCGGATGCCCTCGTCCTCGACCTCGATCGCCCGTCCGCTGATCCGGACGTCCCCGCCGCCCATGCCCGTGCCCGGACCGGGGTTCGCCTGGAGCGCGAAGCGCGGGTCGCGGCGCAGGTCGAGCGCCTTGAGCGAGTCCGGCATCATGCCGAGCCACAGCTCGCCGTTCAGGAAACGCGCCTCCAGGCCGGTGGTACGCGGCGCCCCGTCCTTGCGGAGGGTGGCGAGGACATGGTGCGTATACGTGGCGAAGCGCTCCTCCACGGTTTTCGCGAGTTCGGGTTCGGCGGTGGTGAAGGCCCCCCAGTTCATGTTCATGTGCCGAGTGTGGCGCGCATACCGGACGTCTTGTGTCGGGTATCCACCGACTCCACCGGACGGGGGTCCTCCGGACGGCGGCTTCCGGAAAGTGACCTCGAGGGCCTCGGGAAGGCGGCCTCCGGCCGGCACGACGGGCACCGTACGGAGCAGCGGTGTCGCGTTTTCACGTCGCACCGGATCTTTACGAAACCGAACTGTCGCCCATGGCTGCACGACGGTAACTTCCGCACCATGCGACCCCCCTTGCAGGAGGACTTATGCACGGGCAGACTCCGCCCCCGCTTCTGCCGGTGCCGACCGGCTGCGGTTCGCCATGCCGCCCATGCACGAGTCGGTCGAGGACGAGCGCCGGCATCGCAAGGAGAGGCTCGCGGGCGCCCTGCGGCTCTTCGGGCGGCTCGGCTTCGAGGACGGGGTCTCCGGCCACATCACCGCACGCGATCCCGAATTCTCGGACTGTTTCTGGGTCAACCCGTTCGGAATTCCCTTCCGGCACGTCACCGTGAGCGATCTGGTGCTGGTCAACCGGGAGGGGCGGGTCGTCCAGGGCGGCCACCACGTCAACCAGGCGGCGTTCACCGTGCGCGCGCAGGTGCACACGGCGCGGCCCGACGTCGTCGCGGTCGCCCACTGCCACTCGGTCTACGGCCGCGCGCTCGCCGCCCTCGGAGACCTGCTCGACCCGATCACCCAGGAGAGCTGCGCGTTCTACGAGGACCACGCCCTCTACAACACCTACAGCGGTGTCACCGTCGACGCGGACGAGGGCAGGCGCATCGCCGCCGCGCTCGGCCCCCACAAGGCGTTGGTGCTGCGCAATCACGGGCTGCTCACCGTGGGCGACTCGGTGGACGCGGCGGCCTGGTGGTTCGTGTCCATGGAACGCTCCTGCCAGGTGCAGCTCAGCGCGAAGGCGGCGGGCCGGCCCGTCCTGATCGACCACCGGCAGGCGGCGGCGACACGGGAGCAACTGGGCGGGGACCTGGTGGCGTGGATCAACTATCAGCCGATGTGGCAGGACATCAGCCGGAGCGAGCCCGACCTGCTGAGCTGACCGGAGCGAGCAGTGCCTGGAAAACCCACCCCGGCGGACAATGTCGGCCATAAGGTAATTCTTGCTTCCGGGTCAACACGGTGTCCCGGGCATCACTCCCGCCGGCCGGGCCTGCCGGGTGGAGAGGGCCGAATGTAGGGCACAATTCGCTGTCATTGCAGGGTAGTTGCGTGCACCGGCGCAGGTGGCCGGGAACGTGACCGGGATCGTGATCGTGAATGTGGATGCGAGGAAGGCGGGCTTCGGGCGTGGCGGTGCAGGAGGCTAGGCAGGGCGGCGCGGACGCGGGCGCCCACGAGGGCGGCTGCGCCTGCGGGGACTGTCCGCACGGAGTGCGTGAGGGGCATCGGCGCGCGGTCGCCGCGTTCCTGCTGAAACGCGAGGAGTTCGCGGCCGGGCACGGGCTGCCCGCGGCGGTGGCCCACTCGGCCTCCGCCTCCCGCCAGTGGGTCTCGGAGGAACTGGCACAGGCCGCCGAACTCGTCGCCCGGCGCGGCCGGGCCGAGGGCGCGGCCTGGCTGGCACGCTTGTGGCGCCGGACGGCCGCGGTGGTGTGGTCGGCGGTCGTCCTGCTGCTCCTGGGGCAGGCGCTCACGGCGATCGGCCCGGGGTGGAGTGCCGCCCGCACGGCCGGACTGCTGGCCGCGCTGGTGGTCGCCGGTGCGCTGACCGCGGCCTCGTGGTTCCACCGGACGCGCGGCGGGATCCTGGCCCCGGTGATCGGAGAGGACAACCGCCTCTCCACGTCCCGCGCGGTGGCGGCCGCCTGGGTGCTCTTCCTGGCATACGCGGTCCTGGTCCTGGCCGGACAACTGGCCGTCGCCTCCGATCACCGGGAGCGGGACGCGCTGATCGCGGGGCTGGAACTCGCCCGCGGTGCGGGTGTGGTGACCGTCCTCGCCGTGGTGTGCGGGATCGCCGTGGTGGTGCGGCGGGTGGTCGGGCTCCGGGTGCAGGGGCAGCGGCTGCAGAAGGTCCGTGCGGACCGGCCCCGGGCAGCCGATCTGCTGACCGACGACGCGGGCCGGGGCGGCTTCGCCGACATCCAGTACGTCGTGATCAGCGGCGTCGCGCTGGCGTTCGCGGCGGTGCGGCTGGCGCGGCGGCCGGACCAACTGCCGGACCTGCCCTGGGGACTCGCCGTGGTGGTGCTGGTGTCGGCGGCGACCTATCTTGCCGGGAAGTACGCGGAGGGCGGCCGGCCGGTGATCCTTTCGGTGGTGCGGGCACGGGAGGCGGGTGACCTGGACGCGCCGATCCGGACCGGCGACGACATCGAGATCCGCGGGGCAGGCTTCGTTCCGCTGGGCGCACAGGGAGCCGACCGGCTGGCCCGGATGGTCGTCCGGGTGGGGGCCGTACACGTTCATGTGCCGCTGGTGCCGGTGGCCGGCGGCTTCGACAACCCGACGGACGCCCTGCTGACGGTCCCGGTCCCGGTGGACGTGGAACCGGGGCGGATCGAGGTGCAGGTCGTCACGGCAGCCGGGGTGGAAACGAACCGGTACGCGATCGACGTGACGGACTAGAAGCCTCCTTTCCGTCGCCGTTCGGTGAACGTCCGAAAAAAACCGAGCGGTCTTGGATTGATCCGGTGTTGATTGTCGTACGTATGGTCTGTTGAGGGGGTCTCGGTACGGCGGCGAGAGGCGGCAGACGGCGATGACTCACGGTATGCGAGCGGATGCGCACAGACCTCACCTCGATGGCGACAGGGACTGGCGGGACACCGCCACTCGGTACGCCCTCCTTCCTCTGCGGATCTTTCTGGGCGTCACCTTCATCTACGCGGGAATCGACAAACTCACCGACAGCGCGTTCATGAAGGACGCCGGGGCCGGGTCGATCGGCGACATGATGCGGGCCGTCCGTGATTCCTCGGCCATTCCCGCACTGGTCGACATGTCCCTGGAAAGTCCGGTTGCCTTCGGGTACGCCATCGCCTTCGGCGAGTTGGCCGTCGGGATCGGAATCCTGATCGGTCTGTTCACCCGACTGGCCGCCCTCGGCGGTGCGCTGATCTCCCTCAGCCTGTGGCTGACCGTGAGCTGGGCCGCCGAGCCCTACTACTACGGCAATGATCTCCCTTACCTCGTGGCCTGGACTCCTCTGCTGCTCGCGGGTGCTCCCCTCCTCTCCGTGGACGCCGCCCTACGATCGCGACGAAGGCGGCGGGTGGGGGACTACCGGTAG
Coding sequences within it:
- a CDS encoding pyridoxamine 5'-phosphate oxidase family protein — translated: MNMNWGAFTTAEPELAKTVEERFATYTHHVLATLRKDGAPRTTGLEARFLNGELWLGMMPDSLKALDLRRDPRFALQANPGPGTGMGGGDVRISGRAIEVEDEGIRHRYMEEVEPPEPFHLFRTELTEVVRTYVEDETYLVLQVWKPGEPVRTLKRA
- a CDS encoding DoxX family protein; translation: MTHGMRADAHRPHLDGDRDWRDTATRYALLPLRIFLGVTFIYAGIDKLTDSAFMKDAGAGSIGDMMRAVRDSSAIPALVDMSLESPVAFGYAIAFGELAVGIGILIGLFTRLAALGGALISLSLWLTVSWAAEPYYYGNDLPYLVAWTPLLLAGAPLLSVDAALRSRRRRRVGDYR